One Hordeum vulgare subsp. vulgare chromosome 4H, MorexV3_pseudomolecules_assembly, whole genome shotgun sequence DNA window includes the following coding sequences:
- the LOC123448358 gene encoding vacuolar protein sorting-associated protein 26A-like produces the protein MNYIIGAFKPPCDIFVTFSDERCRKQVAVKKDNGKTAMVPAFQSLETIAGEVSIAPVPGKRIEHMGVKIELLGQIELYFDRGNFYDFTSLVRELDVPGEIYERKTYPFEFSTVEMPYESYNGTNVRLRYILKVTIGRNYVGNIVECRDFCVRNYSPLPSINNSIKMEVGIEDCLHIEFEYSKSKYHLKDVIVGKIYFLLVRIKIKNMELEIRRRESTGSGPNTYVETETLAKFELMDGAPVRGESIPVRLFLTPYELTPTYRNINNKFSVKYYLNLVLVDEEDRRYFKQQEINMFRLDEIPQPS, from the exons ATG AATTACATCATCGGCGCATTCAAGCCGCCCTGCGACATCTTCGTGACCTTTTCCGATGAGAGGTGCCGGAAGCAG GTTGCAGTCAAGAAGGATAATGGGAAGACGGCGATGGTGCCGGCGTTCCAGAGCCTGGAGACCATAGCCGGAGAG GTATCAATAGCGCCTGTTCCTGGTAAAAGGATTGAGCACATGGGTGTTAAGATTGAGCTGCTTGGTCAGATAG AGTTGTATTTCGACAGAGGCAACTTCTACGACTTCACTTCATTGG TGCGTGAGTTAGATGTTCCTGGTGAAATATATGAAAGAAAGACATATCCATTTGAGTTCTCTACTGTTGAAATGCCATATGAGTCATACAATGGAACAAATGTCAGACTGAG GTACATCCTGAAAGTGACGATTGGTAGAAACTATGTTGGCAATATTGTGGAATGTCGGGATTTCTGT GTAAGGAACTATTCTccgcttccttcgatcaataacaGCATCAAG ATGGAAGTTGGAATTGAAGATTGTCTGCATATTGAGTTTGAGTACAGCAAAAGCAA GTACCATCTCAAGGATGTCATTGTAGGAAAGATCTATTTTCTTCTAGTCAGAATAAAGATAAAAAACATGGAGCTTGAGATTCGCCGCCGGGAATCAACAGGATCAGGTCCTAACACATATGTTGAGACTGAGACACTTGCTAAATTTGAGCTGATGGATGGTGCCCCAGTCAGAG GAGAATCTATTCCAGTAAGGCTGTTCTTGACTCCATACGAGCTAACCCCGACTTACCGCAACATAAACAACAAGTTCAGTGTCAAGTACTACCTCAACCTGGTCCTTGTGGACGAGGAAGACCGGAGATACTTCAAGCAGCAAGAGATAAACATGTTCCGCCTTGACGAAATTCCACAGCCTTCATAG